CTGTGTTCAAATCCCGACTTTGCCGCATGCTGGTCTTGTGACCTCTCTGATCTTCTCTGCCCCTCAGCTCCACCAGCTGCAAAGTGGGGTGAACAATAAACCTCATGAGTTAACTCACGTAAGATAGTAAGTGCTTAAAGACATATTAGGGATTTGAAAGCCAACACACAGAGTAACTGCTGCATTCGATAATCATAAGCAAACAGGTTGAGAATCGCAATATTCCTCTGCTAAAACAGGGGACAAAAAGAGAATCTGTACACCAACAGACCAGGGTCTCCTCTCTAAGAGAATGTCATCTCCCAGGCAAGTGACAAGTGGGTCCTCTTGGGGAAGGCAATGTTTCTGAGCATCTGCAGGGGCAGGCAGTTaacaaagcagggaaggaagagaagtctCAGGGCAAGTAACCACTTACCTCCGACTTCAGGATTATTTGTAAGGGGAGGCACCTGCGCCACGTGACCCCTAAAGTTCTTTGTAAGCCTTTCATCAGTCAGATCAGATCCCACTGGATGATTAGCTGATTCCTCTTTTCTGACAGTCATGACAAAGCCAAGAGCTGCCACATGAGGGGAATGTGGATTGAGGGTCTTAGAGGGTCAGAGGTGCCATGGCTACACCATGGGAATTAGTAGTGGTACCTAGAGATCCCCATCAGGGCCCTACTTGTGAAGATAGGTTTAGGGCCACATGAAAAGCATTTAGTCACTGATGCCCAAAGCCAGGGATTTCATTCCCACCTgccttttcccatttctctcctgCAAACCCCGTCCTCTCGCTAATGAACCACATTTACTTACAGTGGTAGAATCTGGGTTCTTTTCTTCAAATGTGGccttgggtttagaagaaatctCACAGGGAAGGTCCGGGAATGAGCCTCTTGTCTAAAGAGAACTCATCGGGAGGGGAAGCCCACATACACAGTTCTCATGGCAGAACCTGATGATGGATTCGCTTCTGCAAGTGAGGGCTTTGTTCTGTCATCATTTGAACCCCGCTCCGTCCCCACAGACACGAATAATGATGCAGGGGACAGAACCCTGTGGCATTACATCCACTCACACTCTCCTCAGAGAGATTTGAAGAGTTCGCCACTCTCCTATCAGCAGGTGAACCAATAAATGCATTTCCCATGTGTATTCATTTTGATCTTTCAGGGTCCTGTGGGATTTTTTTATGTGCATTTGTTTGGGATTTGTGTTTGCTTGGGATTGAGTGAGGCCAGAATGTCTCTAAATTACACAAGATTCtggcacagaaaataaaaaagtcaagatCATATCATAAATTAATTTCTCTCCCTATGTATTTTATCAGCCTTAAAAGTGCTCCACTCTGTAACTCCTCCCGTTTGTAGAAGAGAAGCTGTGATTTCTTGATGTTTCATGGTAGGGACACCATGGACCCTGTTAATACATCATCTTAGAGAAACAGTGGAGAAATGTTATTGCCAGGAAATCACTGCACATTTCTCACTTGGAAGGTTCGATATACTTCTCCCTTAATTTGCTTTAGTTTGTCTCCATTTCAAATTTCTCAAGAATTCTGAAtcccattttttgtttcttcatcctGGGTTAAGGTCTACAGTTAAAATGAATCTCaagaaaatctttgggaaaaaataaagggCAGGGGATACCTAGGGGGCTCAGtctagttaagcatctgccattggctcaggtcatgatcctggggtcctgggattgagccctgcatcaggctccctgctcagcagggagtctgcttctctctgttcctctgcccccccacccagcacaatttgtgctctctcttcaaacaaataaataatgggtCCCAGCCTTGTGTGCTAAGTGATGTTTGATGATTGTAAAGTCCTTCCATTTCTAACTTCCAGAGTGCCCATGTAGAGTCTTAGTTCTTAAACTTTGGTAGAAAAGCCACTTCGAAATAAAAGTAACATATTTAATCTATTGGGCagcagagaaaatatatttaaggagAGGATATTGGagttatttcttttcctaaagtAATCTGTGTTGGATAGAGCCTCACTCCACATACCTTCTCATTCTTCAAGACACTCCACTTTATTCAAGTGCTACTCAATTGTTCCCACTCAGGAAATACTTTTCCTTATTCCAAGTCAATTTTGTCCTGATACCCACTTGACTTCAAATATAATAACAATCCTTCAAAGCACTCAGGGAGCTCTCTTCGATTATCTAAACCCAGGCTGGTCTTCCTTCTCCGGAAGACTAAAAGCACTTATCAAGTTGTGCTTAAGTaattgcatatttttattattttatttattgtttgtatttcctgtATTTTACAAGGAAAACAAgattattacagaaaaataaatttcactcaCCAATACCCAGATAGAACCAAGGATAGTAAGTTGATGCCTGCtcaggcacctggtggcttagtcagttaaatgtctggctCGTGACTtaagctcaggtcgtgatatcagggttgtgagaatgagCCCTATGTTGAGCTCCATACTGggtttggagcctgcttaaggttccctctcctctctctgccccttcttctgccccttcccacctctccctcttaaaaaaatatgtttatttaccacttttattttttttggttgaCAATATGATGATATTTAACACAGCACATTGTTGATGCAAAGAGGTGtcatgatttgtctctctctctctcttttttttttttttttgtctctaatCTTtgaagtggagaaagaaaaagcgTTTCTTGTGAGGAGTCTTAGACTTCTTTTATTATCAATATTTATATTGATTAATATTTTAGTGAGAATAAATGTTACAAAGCCTACTTGGCTCTATCATTAGGGATGGACCTCTGTTAAAGAATGTCAATTTAGAGAGAGAAGTGTTTGAAGATCACAAATAGAATAACTACAGCTGCCCCTAAatatcattttagtattttgccatcaatgagacagaaaattCTCCTTCAGAGAGCTtgagtcttgtcttttcttttttctctttcttttccttccttccttccctccttttttccttcccccctttctctcttctataCAAACGTTTTGCCACTGCTGATGTGCTATGGACGAATGGGCTTCCAATGGgtgttgtttctctttctttcacccAAAGACTATTCCTGAAATTGCATCTCTTTTGTTGCGCTGATCAATGGGAAAACAACATTGCATTGTACCCTGTTTAGGACCAGAGAGTAGGTGCTTACCACCACTATCTTCCCTAATCAGATGTTCGACATAGACCAGTAATGTGTCAGACACTAAGGGATAAAACTGATCGAGATAAAATCTTCATTCCCTTTGCTCACATCCTAGTGGTAAACAGAAGAGCTGCATTCATGTTACCTTCTTTAAGTCTCTATGCTTCTTTACCAGCCCCTCTCTACCCACTTTTAGGagaaaaaatggaattctttGTTGTAAATAGGAAACGAGCTCCATGTGTAAAAAAGCAATCCTGAAAAGTacatagaaaatctaaaattattccataaTAAAGCACTTGGAGGTAACTACTATGACTAAATAACTCAGTATCCCAGAGATTTCTTCAAGTAAATATACAGATTCAGGGCTAATTCATGATGTTTTAGGAAAGTATTTTGACTTCTTATTTGTGTAAAAGGaatattttccccaaatgaaaataagcaattcataaaaatacattacCCAAACATTTTGTTAGTTGATCCCCATATATCTCTGTatgtttagagaaataaaaggagggaAGGATAAACAGATAGTATTTTAGTGAAAATTGGTtcatacttctatttttaagtgtatatattttttaatctagcAGAAGAAAAAGTACCTACTATGTAACTAAATTATTCTAATTGAGAGCCTTTTTAATCTTCTGATTCTTAATACAATCTCTTTGATATATTTAGAGGTTGTAACCAttacgttttatttattttttattttttaaaaatattttatttatttatttgacagagagagcaagagagcacaagcaggcagaacagcagagggagagggagaaacaggctccccactgagcagggagcccaattcagggctcctcccaggaccctgggatcatggcgtgaggcgaaggcagttgcttagccaactgagccacccaggcacccagcattaAGTTTTAAACATTATGCTTTACTGTGAGTTTCTCGCTTTACTGAAGATTCAAGAAGTCTTGCTTCACAACTTGAACCATTGAGCAGATACTGTTGGTTGTCCTATGGCCATTCCCCCTTCCTTGCTGAGCTCGTACTGATAGTCTTGAGGTAGCAAATAGTAAACTTATCCAGAAAGTGGCTCTCACTCTGAGCTACAGGGAGCAAAGCCAAGCTCTCATCTCATTGTCTTCGTCAGAGATGTTTAGAGATGAGCATTTGGCCCAATTTTGTCCAGTGGAATACCAGGAAAAACCTGCCGAGGGGGAGTAATTCCAGAAAAGATCTTCCTTCTTGATAAAGAGGGAAAGCCAGGCAGAAAgagtttctcttttgttctttatcGTTTGAAACACTGATATGCCAGAAAATTCTACCACCAAAACACCTGAAAATGCCTCATCTACCATAggtccaggaaagaaaaaagacccatGCTGCCTTTATTCCTTAGGTCTGTTTATTTCGTAAAGTGATTTGGGTACAAAGATAAACTGGAGTGATAGGGTGGAAAGTCACCTAGCGCAGAGAGGCGAGACTCTGAAATATGCTGGTCTCTGAGGAGGTGCGGCTTGAAACCCGATAAATCAGAAGAGTGGGTAGGAGAGACTGCCGGGTCTGGTCGTTTCACTCTTTTTATGCTCTTTATTGATTGACAGACATTCGTTATTTCAATCTAGTCAAAtttatcaatgttttcttttaggactaacagttttgtatatattattttaaaagtcctcCCCTTTCTTATCTTCTAAAAGCTTTTTGTACAATTTGTGTTTGACAATAAGGTCTTGAAAACACTGGGAACTGAGTTTGAGCATTGACACGGTTCCTCAACTGTGGCAGCTGCATTTACGACAAAACCTTTCCTTTCCCCACCGAACTGCCCTGCCACATCTTGAACAAGACGAGCGTCATTTTACAAAGACACGAGTCTGCTTCTGTGCTTTGTATTCTGTTCGGTTTATTTATTGGTCAATGCCTGCAGGAACAACACACTGTTTTATTTACTGGCACTTTAGTACACTTTCTTATCAGGAGAACTAAATCTCCCACCTTATCCTTTATCCTTTTTAATAGTGTTTGGGCTGGGATTGGccctttgcattttaaaatcagcttgtgAAGTTCTGCACATAGCCACACCATTGGAATATTGTGGGATACTGACTAGGAttccattaaatatattaatcagCTTGAGGAGATGGAATCTTTGTAATATTATGTTTCCCAGTTCAAGAAGTCAGCGTATCGTATGCTGTACATTTGTGTATTTGGTTATTATAGGGACTCAATACATTTTTCTAAGTGTATCTTTATAGTTTTTGTATATTGTTAAATTTACTTtgtatattgttatatttattcttaagcATTTCAAAATAAGGTCTTGAAAACATTCAAGAGTTTTCATTTCATGAAATGAAACATTCATTTCAAAGTAAGTCCCGTAGTCTATACAAACATTGTGTAAAATTTCACTTTAATTATTTGttgttatataaaaatgtaatttatgttcatattgattttatatcaagCTACTTTACTTAACTTCCTTACAGTTCAGATTTCCTACATATATAATCAGCTATTTTGTATATAATCACAAATCATTTATTCCTTGTCaaatgtgtgtatgcacacaactcatatatttcttcttattgtTTAACTATACTCTTCAGGGTCTCTagtaaaaaagttaaaacaaggaaaaacagtGGTAAGAGTCtacatctttgtcttttattttttaacttactgGGAAAGCTGCTAGCATTTCACCACTAAGTATTATacttattatttgtgttttttgttttttggtagatCCTCTAAGGAATACTTACTGTTATACTAGGTTGTAAAGAATTTtatcatgggggcacctgggtggctcagtggattaaagcctctgccttcagctcaggtcgtgatcttggggtcctggaatggagccccgcatcgggctctctgctcagtggggagcctgcttcctcctctctctctctgcctacttgtgatctctgtctgtcaaataaataaataaataaataaaacctttaaaaaaaaaagaattttatcacGAATTGATGTTGAACTGATACATATCCTTTAATTTGTTAATGTggcaaattattttcattgttttaatgttGAATAATTCTTGCATTTGGAGGATAAAACTGTatcaaaatgtaatatttttgtggacttattttactaatattttctttaagctCTTTGCAACTCTCTTCATTAGActgtgattttctgtttcatacTATTTATCTCAGGTTTTGTATCAATGACTTAAAACGTAAGAGTATTTATAGTCTCATTTTACAAGAAATCCAAAGATAAAGAGTACTGGGTTTGTTAAATTAAGGGACAAAAAAGTGCATTCAAGAACCCAGAATTATGTGGAAAAAGCTCACAGTCTTGAAATACTCCAAACCATCCCTTACACCGATGACTTCTTCCCCAGGAATCTTCTCAGGGCACCCTTCACCTCCGAGTTCCTCAGGCTATAGATCAGTGGGTTTAGCATAGGGTTGAAAAGGCTGTAAAACAGTGATAGAATCTTTCTTTGTTCCTGAGAATGGCTGGATTTAGGGGCCAGGTACATGACAATGGCGCTGCCAAAGAAGAGCCCCACCACACAGAGGTGGGAGGAACAGGTAGAGAAGGCCTTCCTGCGACCCTCCTTGGACTGGATCCTCAGGATGGCCAACAGGATGTGCATATAGGACACCAGCACCAAGCAGAGGGGCCCGACTAAAACAAACACAGAGCCCGCAAAGAGAACAATTTGGTTGAGTCTACTGTTCGCACAGGCCAGTCTGAATACTGACATGATTTGACAGaaaaagtggttgattttttgtGGCCCACAGAAGGGCAGCCTCAGAATGAGAGTAATATGGACCAGAGCTAAGAGGAAGCTGAATATCCAGCAAGTGGCAGCCAAGATAGTACATATCCTCCAGCTCATGATGACCGTGGAATGGAGGGGATGGCAGATGGCCACATACCGGTCATAGGACATCACTACCAAACTCATACACTCTGTGACAGCAAGGGCCAGATACAAAAATGTCTGAAGTAAGCATGGAGCAAAGGAGATGGTTTTCGTCTCCATTATAAGATTTGCCAGCATCTTGGGGACAATGCTTGAGGCATAGGACATGTCAACAATGGCCAGGTTtgagaggaagaagtacatgggggtgtgcaGTCGGGGGTCCAGCCAGATGAGCCCTAGGATGAGTCCGTTCCCCATCACGGTGAGGCTATAGAATAGCAAGAAGAATGCAAAGAGGAAAACTTCAAGTTTGGGGTCAACTTGGAATCCCAGCAGGATAACTTCTGTGATCCATGTCTGATTGCTTCCCATGCTCTTTTGGCAGATAGGTACAATGCTGCTCTTAGCACGGGAATTTTGGAGCTGAgtgatagaaaaggaaaaaggaatgatACATTCATACAGAGTAAGAATTTTTGCAAAGGCCGCAAGTCGGTAATTCATGGATCCAATCTAGGCCAAAGTCTGTGATACCGATCTGTACATTTGGCTTTTAGAAATATCTAATAAATTCAGTTATTGACCAATATTAACAATTAGTAGATTTCACATACAAATTAGGGTCTCTGGctgcttttcaaaaatagaagaaatgtcaTTTCTTGAAATTCATTGTAAGCAATAATCAGCTGAAGCTAATAAGGAAATAGGGTCAGATTCTCTTTCATTTATCTCTTCTTCCACTAATTTCTATTTTCTCCCAGAAATATGAACAATAATAATTGACACTAACAATTTTAACATTGTACTACACTATTGGTTATATATTTAGTTAAGAAGAAAGATCTGTGCTCAAGAGGAGTTCCTAACACATGGAGAtgagaaatcaaaatataaaatacaaacccCCAGATAGATAGCCAAAGCCTACAATGAGATCATTTTTGCAACATcagaaatgaatcagaaacatgtATGCTCCAAGTATGAAAGTGGGATGTTAGACCTGCAACTCTTACAGAGTCAAGGCAAGTTTTGGGAGATAGAATATACTAATATGATTGCTTGAAACTAAGTGTTTGGATATAAAAGGAGATATAAAACAGCTATTGGGCCATTGAATAAAGTGACTATCAAGAGGTCAGTATGCTTTCAGCCTTTCTCATTAGAACACCAGAGACTGAGACACTCctgtattatatattacatattatataagcAGGGTCCATGGAGCTGGgtgaagaacaacaaaaattcaaaattacaaaacagaaagaaagaaaagttggaaaaaaaaataaaaacaccccactcagggcgcctgggtggttcagtgggttaagccgctgccttcagctcaggtcatgatctcagagtcctgggatcgagtcccacctcaggctctctgctcagcagggagctctctctctgcctgcctctctgtctacttgtgatctctctctgtcaaataaataaaatcttacaaaaaaaaaaaaaaaaaaccactcatgctcttgctctctctcacatgtttctctctctcaaataaataaataaaatcttaaaaaaaatcataggtaaGTTCTTGAAATCAAtgagtgatttttataaaaactctGAATTCAAGGTCAATGGACAAAATGAAggatatttgtatgtgtgtgtgtttacagatTAGATGATTTATAAAGTTCTAAATCTCTCCAGATGGATCTGTACTTTCAGTGAGATTCAAATCAGAATCCCAGCAGGTTTTTTTAGTGTGTGGAAattaataatctcattttaatgtTACATGAAATGCAAAAGGTCATGGAaatcttgagaaggaagaatgagGTAGAAGTTACTCCACAGTCAACACTTATCATAAAGCCACAGTAATTAAATCATCATAGTATTGGGGCAAAGATAAACAACCAGATCAAGAGAACAATGTGATTAACTTGGAAATTCAGAAACACACGCATGCATTTGTATATGCACACTCAACCATGTCTAGCAAAGGAGGCACTGGTATTTAATAATGTGGTTCAGTTAACTATCCATGTGAAACAAAGTGAGAACATAGCCCCTACCTCACAGAATACACCAATAAATTCCAGGTAGATTTTAGATCTAAATATGAGAGCTGAAAACCAACCTGTCAGAATACAAATGAGAGGATCCTAAATGTAGCAAATACTCCTTACACAGAATCTAAACAAGCAGAAGATCATCTCATTACATCATATTACTCCCACTGACCTGGattctcctatttttctttttgcattttttaaatttaagaataacacatttttactttagttccattgtttaaaaaaacccacacttctcaaaagtgactttaaaagtaaagagcatttaaatttttaaaattttatagcgCAGATGTTTTCACTGAATATGGTGCCAGATACAGAATAGAGATGAAGTAGAGAAACTCTGTAGTAGTGTTTttttatgttgtgtgtgtgtgtgtgtgtgcgcgcgcgcgcgcgcgggtgTGTTTTACCATATTTCCACCATCTATACTTACTTCCTAACTTTAAGTGAAACTAGTGATCACATAATTCCATTCTAGGATCAACGTGTTCCCCTGGGGAACCTCACCCCTAGGATGAGGACTGCCATCCTGTAAGAGCAAGCTTGAGACACCAAATAAGAAAAAGCTAATCAGGAACCTCTTCCAGCTTTAccgattaaaaaaaagataataatggaattttatcaaataacAATGGGATTTCTCCCTGATACTGATTAAGACTTCTCTCCTGGGCAGCATATAAAaggagcccccctccccctgcccccgtgTTGTTACTTCCCTGGTTGGAAGATATTTCTAAGCCGTGGTACGATCAGATAGTGCAGCCGGGGAAGAAATGACAGGTCAAGGAAAATTGTGTAAGACCTCTGGCTTCATCTTCTTCAATTGTAGAAAAAGGCAAATGGACTAGATAGCACTTATGCCCCTTTCGGTTTGATACCAAGAGTCACAGACATCTAATTCCATCTGCCTCTTCCCGTACGTGAGACTGAGGAGGGCTTGTGAGAGCGTAGTGGTTAGTAACACTGGTATTACTGAGACCCCCAGCGTAGTGGGAGAAGGGGGTCTCACAAAagtggcttcttcttcttctctttgaacCTGATGATTTCTGCCATCCTTCTGCCTTGCTCTTCTGTTACTCATCAACCAGTGTCTCTATAACGATTTATACAAAGGGAGGTGCTATTTCTGGTATATCTTTTAAACTCATCTTGAATATACAGGAAAACtcacagagaggaggaaatgagtCACCTCCTCCCTGAAGTGGGTTTGGTGGATGATGAGTCCCAGGTTTCCTTTCCACCTTGACCAAGAGGACAGTACTCAGGGCTGCTCAGGAGGTGTCTAGGTGGGAGGGCTATATACTCTCATCACCTAAAAACAACCCATTCCCCAGAGGCGTACCTGTGGCATTCAGGGAACATTACAAAGTGACTTCCCACCATCCTACGGCTACCCTACACAGCAGTGTGAAACCTGTGCAGAGTTCTCCAGCTCTGTTATCCAAGCGTGTACGCATCTTTGTGCACCTGCTTATGCAGAAAAATGAGAACTCAGGAAGAATGGCATGAGTGATCCTACTCAGGAGAACATTGGCATGAAAATGTAGCAGACGCAAGTCATACTTGATGGCCTATGTCACATAGTACAAGCCTCAAATATTCAGACTTCTTACGGACTTGATTTTCAAGGGTGCCTGCTTCAATGTCCCCTCTTGGAATGGTTTAAATGTTAGGATATATGGGTGCCCCCCATGGGGCTTGTTAAGGCAGCACCTCAAAGGACTACATCCTCCCTAGAGAGTGAataatctctgtctgttgaaAAGTGTTACTGTAAAGTGAATTATCAAAACTTTCCattgtacatatttatttttacatggaAACTCAGAGATTGAATCATGAATTTTTACATGAAACTCAGTACTTTTTGATTATAAGCCACCCCTTAAAcacttgtccatttttttaacatttctttttccatcctgTACTTACAGAGGTAATTTTAATGCTTCTGTTCTAAGCCCTCAGGTGTTAGACTGAATTTAAATGGTGGGTGGCTTTGCCCGCCTCCACACATCTGGAGAAAAACACGTAACCCTGACGACTCAGGCCGCTTTAAGCTCATGACTGTTCACATCAATTTGGTCCTTGATGCCACCAGAACTCATCCTGTTTCTCTAGTCTTCTAAGATGATTTTTCTCCataatttctctctttaaacCTCCCATGAGTTCGCCCACCCACAGCCCCAGCTACTGAGAGTCACTGGGAACACAGAAGTGATCAGATAACAATTCACAATCTAACTAAAACACTGACCAGGGTCCTGGATCTGCATTCCCTGCCAACTTCTCTGTTGTTACTGTGAAGTTACTGGTTTTGACCCTCATGAAGGATAGCCGCCACTTATACGGAGTCCTATCCCTCCTGCCTACTCAAGAACTCCTCTCCAGCAATTtgtctcaaatgtctttgctccTATTCCCTTGAACACATCCAGTCAGCATGTGAAACTCTTTTTCTCCAAGACACTAATTATCTTGACTTTGCTAAACCCAATAACCAATTCTTCGTGCTTATCTGACTTGACCTGCCAGCACCATATAACTCAGTCAACAGTGCTCTCtctttgaagcatttttttccctccactctTATGCTGTTCTGCTCCCCCTGTGGTCCTTCTACCTTCCTGATTGCTCCTTCTTTGTCTCCTTGGTGGGTTTCTCCTCATTTCCCCCGACCTATGAACACTGGCATTTGTAAAGGTTTGTTCTTTGTACCTGGTTTCTGTCCACTTTCTATGGGACCTCATCAGTCCCAAGGATTTCACTGCATTTTACATGCTGATAACACTTCAGTTCGTATGTCCCACCAGGCCTCTTCCCAAATGCAGTGTCCAGACTGAATGTTAGCCCAGTGCACGTCAAGTGAATCAGCAGTGCCCACTGACCTCCTGTCTCAAAAGAGTAAGTTCAACATCTTAAAATCCACTTAGATGACCCCAATTATTAGCTTCCTCTCATGCTTTCCTTCTGTTGCTTTTGAGAGAGTGCCTGCTTTATATGGAGACCGTTCCGCAGTACACATTAAGAAATGCACTTCTATACCCCATGTcttctattctttctctcttcccttcttctagTTGTCTTTTGTGATTCCTATAACTCTATGTAATTTTTTACTGCTAATTAAAGTATTTACTGCTAATTAAAGTGCTAATTAAAGTGTTATAAAGTGTTATATTCCCCGATGTTGATAAAATTTAATCTTAATTCCATCATTTGGATGAGAGTGTAACAGTACAGGATCTAAGACCTACCTAGGCTCTACGCCCAAAACATcaacatttatgttttaattttttaaagatttatttatttattctagagagaatg
Above is a genomic segment from Mustela nigripes isolate SB6536 chromosome 4, MUSNIG.SB6536, whole genome shotgun sequence containing:
- the LOC132014870 gene encoding olfactory receptor 2A12, whose amino-acid sequence is MGSNQTWITEVILLGFQVDPKLEVFLFAFFLLFYSLTVMGNGLILGLIWLDPRLHTPMYFFLSNLAIVDMSYASSIVPKMLANLIMETKTISFAPCLLQTFLYLALAVTECMSLVVMSYDRYVAICHPLHSTVIMSWRICTILAATCWIFSFLLALVHITLILRLPFCGPQKINHFFCQIMSVFRLACANSRLNQIVLFAGSVFVLVGPLCLVLVSYMHILLAILRIQSKEGRRKAFSTCSSHLCVVGLFFGSAIVMYLAPKSSHSQEQRKILSLFYSLFNPMLNPLIYSLRNSEVKGALRRFLGKKSSV